The Lycium barbarum isolate Lr01 chromosome 10, ASM1917538v2, whole genome shotgun sequence genome includes a region encoding these proteins:
- the LOC132613204 gene encoding uncharacterized protein LOC132613204 — protein sequence MQVLNFIREFELQRMKEFETFKEYADKLLGIVNKVILLGIEFKDSRIVEKILVTVPERYETCITTLKNTQDLPKITLAELLNSFQAQEQRRLMRQDGMVEGALAASHKTQSKGGNLKNYPPCQHCGKMGHPPIRC from the coding sequence ATGCAAGTATTAAATTTCATAAGGGAGTTCGAGTTGCAGAGAATGAAAGAGTTCGAGACTTTCAAAGAGTACGCGGACAAATTGCTTGGCATTGTTAACAAGGTAATATTGCTAGGCATTGAATTTAAAGATTCAAGAATTGTTGAAAAAATTCTTGTAACAGTGCCCGAAAGATATGAAACATGTATAACTACCTTGAAAAACACACAAGATCTGCCCAAGATTACCTTGGCAGAGTTGTTAAATTCTTTCCAGGCACAGGAGCAAAGGAGGCTTATGAGGCAAGATGGTATGGTTGAAGGAGCCTTAGCAGCCAGCCACAAAACTCAAAGCAAGggtggaaatttgaaaaattaccCACCTTGTCAGCACTGTGGAAAAATGGGTCATCCACCAATCAGATGTTGA